The following coding sequences lie in one Fibrobacter sp. genomic window:
- a CDS encoding YifB family Mg chelatase-like AAA ATPase codes for MLAKLRSLAVLGIDAFEIGIEADTSEMLPGLTIVGLPDSAVRESRERVMSAIKNCGFQFPNRKITINMAPADMKKEGSGFDLPIAIGLLIASSQIDIINPERFCIAGELSLDGTVKPIKGVLSMAIKARELGVEGMLVPQENALEAAVAEGVKIFPVKNLSEALDFLTGIKNIDPFTTDLDSIFNQAKSYTIDFRDVKGQEHIKRALLVAAAGGHNILMIGPPGSGKTMLARRLPTILPDLSLDEALETTKIHSVAGLLDTNTPLLATRPFRSPHHTISDAGLIGGGSYPRPGEVSLSHHGVLFLDELPEFNKNVLENLRQPLEDGKVTISRALMSLSYPARFMLAVALNPCPCGYYTDTRHKCTCSPQQIQKYMSRISGPLLDRIDIHVEVPALSYEELSRKAPGQDSSVMRADVKKARSLQLERYKKEKRVFCNAHMESRHIRKYCDLDQDSQNLLKNAIEKLGLSARAYDRILKVSRTIADLDNSEGIKGQHVAEAIQYRSLDRKLWMG; via the coding sequence ATGCTGGCGAAACTACGTTCTCTGGCAGTGCTTGGAATTGATGCATTTGAGATTGGTATCGAGGCAGATACCAGTGAGATGCTTCCTGGATTGACCATTGTCGGGCTCCCGGACAGTGCAGTGCGGGAATCACGTGAAAGAGTCATGTCCGCGATCAAAAACTGCGGTTTCCAGTTCCCAAACCGCAAAATCACCATCAATATGGCACCTGCGGATATGAAAAAAGAGGGATCCGGATTTGATCTGCCTATCGCTATAGGCCTCCTTATAGCCTCATCTCAGATCGATATCATTAATCCCGAGAGATTCTGTATTGCAGGTGAACTGTCCCTTGATGGTACAGTTAAACCCATCAAAGGGGTGCTCTCTATGGCTATTAAAGCCAGGGAGCTTGGTGTGGAGGGGATGCTGGTACCACAGGAAAATGCCCTGGAGGCGGCAGTAGCAGAAGGGGTAAAGATTTTTCCCGTCAAAAACCTTTCTGAGGCGCTGGATTTTCTAACCGGAATCAAAAACATCGATCCCTTTACCACTGATCTCGATTCCATCTTTAACCAGGCAAAATCATATACTATCGATTTCAGGGATGTAAAAGGACAGGAGCATATCAAAAGAGCTCTTCTGGTTGCCGCTGCAGGCGGGCATAATATCCTGATGATCGGGCCACCTGGCTCAGGAAAAACCATGCTGGCACGACGGCTCCCGACCATTCTTCCGGATCTTTCTCTGGATGAAGCGCTGGAGACCACGAAAATCCACTCTGTAGCAGGACTTCTGGACACCAATACCCCGCTCCTTGCAACCCGCCCCTTCCGTTCTCCCCACCATACTATCTCCGATGCAGGCCTTATCGGTGGAGGTTCCTACCCTCGTCCGGGCGAGGTAAGCCTGAGCCATCATGGAGTTTTATTTCTGGATGAACTACCGGAATTCAACAAAAATGTCCTGGAGAATCTTCGCCAGCCCCTTGAAGACGGTAAGGTGACCATTTCCCGGGCACTGATGTCCCTTTCGTATCCCGCGCGATTCATGCTTGCAGTCGCCCTCAATCCCTGCCCGTGCGGATATTACACAGATACAAGGCATAAATGCACCTGCTCACCACAGCAGATTCAAAAATACATGTCCAGGATTTCCGGTCCGTTGCTTGATAGAATCGATATTCATGTGGAAGTGCCGGCGCTCTCTTATGAGGAACTTTCACGTAAAGCACCGGGTCAGGATTCTTCTGTAATGAGGGCAGATGTAAAAAAGGCACGTTCTCTGCAACTGGAAAGATATAAAAAAGAGAAGCGGGTTTTCTGCAATGCTCACATGGAATCCCGGCATATAAGAAAGTACTGTGATCTGGACCAGGATAGTCAGAACCTGCTGAAAAATGCCATAGAAAAACTGGGTTTGTCAGCAAGAGCGTACGACCGGATACTGAAAGTATCCAGAACAATAGCTGATCTGGACAATTCAGAAGGGATAAAGGGTCAGCATGTTGCTGAGGCGATCCAGTACCGCAGTCTTGACAGGAAGTTATGGATG